The Bacillus thermozeamaize DNA window CACGACCGTGTGGAGGAGCGGTTGCGTGAGATGCTGCCCGCCGGTGATACCGCCCGCCGGACCCTGGAGAAGGCAATCACCGCTTATTTCCAGGTGATGGATGAAATGCAGGGGGAGGTGCTCCTCATCTATCAGGAAGCGCAGTCCCTCGCGCCTGAGGCGTTGCGCCACGTCCTGCAGCGGGAGGAGGAGATCACGGCCATCTTTGCCGACATCCTCCGCCGCGGCCTGGAAGACGGAACCTTGTCGGTGCCGGAGGAGAACATCCCGCTCTTTGCCCATGACATCATCGTCCTCGGAGAGATGTGGGCATTCCGGCGCTGGGCACTGCGCAGGCGGTATACTCTGGAAAGTTACACGCAGCACCAGTTGTCGCTGCTTTTGCCCAAAAAACCGGATGAAAGGAGAGAGGAACCGTGAGCATGGTGATGCAGCCGGATGCACAGCAACAAAAACCGGAAACGCCGCAACAAAAACCGTGGAGCCGCCGGAGTGTGTCAGCTCCTGCTGACCATGCGGCCAGGCAGCGTTACCGGCCAAAGCATGCGATCCGATTCGTCACGGCGGCCAGCCTGTTTGACGGCCATGATGCCTCGATCAACATCATGCGCCGCATCCTTCAGGATTCCGGGGCGGAGGTGATCCACCTGGGACACAACCGCTCGGTGGAGGAGATCGTGCGGGCGGCCATTCAGGAGGATGTCCAGGGAATCGCCGTCTCTTCCTATCAAGGGGGACACATGGAGTTTTTCAAGTACATGTATGACCGCCTGCAGGAGCTGGGGGCGGGGCACATCAAGATTTTCGGCGGCGGAGGCGGCGTGATTGTCGCGCACGAGATTGCGGAGCTGGAGGCTTACGGGATCGCCAAGATCTTTTCCCCGGAAGACGGCATGCGCATGGGCCTTGAGGGAATGATCGACTACATGCTGCAGCAGACCGACTTCCCCACGCCGGGGGTCACGGAGGAGGAGCTGGAACGGCTGGATACGGAGCAGACGCTGACGATCGCCCGGCTGATCACCTTGGCGGAGGAGGCGGCTGCGGGACAGGAGATCAAGGTAGGGGAACAGGCCGTTTCATGGCCCGATCTGCTTGCCCGCCTGCAGCAAAAGAGAATGGGCAAGGCCCCTGTGATCGGGCTGACCGGAACGGGAGGGGCGGGCAAGAGTTCGCTGACGGACGAGCTGGTGCGCCGCTTCCTGTACGACTTTCCGGAGAAGAAGGTGGCCATCCTTTCCGTCGATCCTTCGAAGCAACGCACCGGGGGGGCCCTTTTGGGCGATCGCATCCGGATGAATGCGATTCACCACCCCAATGTCTACATGCGCAGTCTGGCCACGCGGCGGGCCGGGGTGGAGGTCAGCGATGCGCTGCAAGATGCGCTTAAAATCGTCCAGGCGGCCGGCTTTGACCTGATCCTGCTGGAAACCAGCGGCATCGGGCAGGCAGACTCGCGGGTGGTGCAGCTGGCCGACCGTTCCGTCTATGTGATGACCAGCGAATATGGCGCCGCCTCGCAGCTGGAAAAAATCGAGATGCTGGATTATGCCGACCTGGTGGCGATCAACAAGTTTGACCGGCGCGGGGCCGAAGACGCCCTGCGGGATGTGCGCAAGCAATACCGGCGCAACCACCGGATTCCCTATGAGGTTCCGGACGAAGCCTTGCCGGTCTACGGGACGATTGCCAGCCAGTTCAACGATCCCGGCACCACCCGTTTCTATCATGCGCTGCTGGC harbors:
- a CDS encoding TetR family transcriptional regulator, which produces MPHKPVTVQSTVKDPELVQQRRRQIVAAAVKLFQDKGFHKTTTREIAREAGFSIGTLYEYIESKEDVLYLVCQYIHDRVEERLREMLPAGDTARRTLEKAITAYFQVMDEMQGEVLLIYQEAQSLAPEALRHVLQREEEITAIFADILRRGLEDGTLSVPEENIPLFAHDIIVLGEMWAFRRWALRRRYTLESYTQHQLSLLLPKKPDERREEP